The following is a genomic window from Pan paniscus chromosome 6, NHGRI_mPanPan1-v2.0_pri, whole genome shotgun sequence.
GCAAGCTGGAGAGGCCAAGCTCCCAAGTAAACTGAGGCACCTCCATTGGCCCCTTTGTGAGGCACGCTTGACCTGGGTTTTATGGAAAGAAAGTGCCCTCACCAAAGGGTGCTAAACAAGGCCCCAGGCTCCACACCTGATCCCATGTGCCCTCCTCTGCCCTGCCCTAGACTCACCTAAAGCTGTACTGCCCAGAGTCATGGCCTCAGGCCACACGTGGCTACTGGGCACTTGAGATGTGGCCATCTCAATTGAGATATGCTGTTAGTGTAAAATATACACTAGATTTCCAAGCctcatgagcaaaaaaaaaaaaaaaaaaaaaaaaaagaacataaaatatctcattaagaaTTTTTAAGTATTCActaatgttgaaataaaaatattttgaatatattggtTAAATAAAGTTTACTAGGAGAATTCATTTCACCCCTTTTACTTTTTCTAATGTGGTgactaaattatttaatattacacATGTGgattacattatatttctattggacaacTCTGTTCTAAAGTCTGCACATTGTCCTTTTGTGGCTTATTTCcttgataattttattaaaattaaattgaggggccaggtgcagtgactcacacctgtaatctcagcattttgggaggccgaggcaggtggatcacctgaggtcaggagttcaagaccagcctggccaacatggtgaaaccctgtctctacttaaaaatacaaaaattagcggggcgtagTGGGgcgtgactataatcccagctacgcggaggctgaggtaggagaatcgcttgaatcctggaggcagaaatagcagtaagccgagatcacgccactgcactccagcctgggggacaagagcgaaaatccatctctaaataaataaataaataaatagaaaaacaaaactgagggccaggcacggtggctcatgcctgtaatcccagcactttcggaagccgaggcaggagggtgacttgaggtcaggagttcgagaccagcctggccaacatggtgaaatcccatctctactaaaaatacaaaaattagctgggctttgtggtgggtgcctgaaattccagctactccggaggctgaggcaggagaatcacttgaacccaggaggcgaggttgcagtgagctgagattgcacaaaggcgctccagcctgggcgacagagtgagaccctgtctcaaaaaataaagaaagaaataaaaataaattgaggaaGGATTGAGCATGCAAAATAGAATCAGCCTTTGACCCCGAATACCCTGCAGTGAGAATTCCCCTGTGGTTCTCAGGCTTCTGTCATTCCAGCAAATACACTCTTCCCTCAGCTTCACTAAAATGCAGATATTGTGAGATAATGCTCATTTCTCACAGCTTGCTTGAATAATAACAATGATCATTATTGTAATTTATAACTTAATAGTCAACACTGCCTTTTTAACCCAGTCTGTGAGACTGAATCGTAAACGTGACATTCTTTAAAGCTGTCAATTAATATACCAGACTGCATGAACTCTAATAACTTACCTTTCCATGGAAAGAGAATATGTGGGTATTCTCTTTGAAGACAAATGGTGGAGAGTAGACTCTCATCCAAGACCCTCTGGCAGTAATGAGTTGCATTCCAGAAGGTTCCAGAAGGTTCTGTGGAAGGCTGCAGTTTGGGATTGGTTCTCAGGTGTCTGTCTAACTGCTTTCTAAGGATGaagacggccgggcgcggtggctcacgcctataatcccagcactttgggaggccaagacaggcggatcacgaggtcaggagatcgagaccatccttgttaacacggtgaaacctcctctctactaaaaatacaaaaaattagccagcgtggtggtgggcacctgtagtcccagctactccagaggctgaggaaggagaatggcatgaacctgggaggcggggcttgcagtgagccgagatcgcgccactgcactccagcctgggtgacagagcgagactccgtatcaaaaaaaaaaaaaaaaaaaaaaggatgaaaactcCTGGTTCGTGCTTTAGCAACATCCACAGGAGCAACAGACTAAGACATTCCTCCACACACCAACAGACCCAGGCAGTGCAGAGCCACGTGGGTCTTATCTGTCCTGTTGTCCACAGTCTGGTTTTATCTTAGACCTGGCCTGGTGCAATCCATGCTGCGTATAGGCACGCCACTTAAGTTTCCTGTTTGTAAAAAGCCCCTTTCATTCGGTGATTCCTCAGGGCTTTAGGGGAACTTTCTGGAAAccaggaagaaggaaataaaggttgTTTTACTGAGGATGGGTGACATTGGGTGCGGGACCCAAATGAGTGGTTTGAGCAGAAATTAGCCTCCACGCTGGACTAATGCTTCGCAACATTATGGGAAAATTTGAGGAAGCCGGGAGAGGAGGGGACAGAGTTTCTTTCCCAGCCAGCCAGGGGGTCCAGGCAGTTTTGGTCCTAGGATGTCTCTATGCATTCCCAAGTGATTGCAAGGCTTCTTCTTGTCATCGTCTGAGACTTGGATTCCCCAAGCGTCCTTCTTTTCCTGGAGTCTCTGAGTCCTCTATTCCTGAGGCCTTTCTTCAGCCCTCCCAATAGCCCTGCTATGATTTCATTGCAGGGCTGTGACCGTCTATGACAAGCCGGCATCTTTCTTTAAAGGGACACCTCTGGACCTGCAGCACAGGCTCTTCATGAAGCTGGGCGGCACGCACTCTCCGTTCAGGGCCCGGTAGGCCTCCCATCCTCAGCTGCTTTCTCTCCTGCTCGCCACTGCCCTGGCCTCTCCCCTTCTCACTGCAGACCTGGGAACCCACTCATCCAGGGCTTGGCACACTAAGGCAACCGGCCAGTCTCCTGCTTTGGTAAGTCAAGTTTCACTGGGACACAACACACTCATTGCCTTCTGAGTTGTCTACAGCCGCCTTTGAGCTTCAATAGCAGAATCGCGTTTTGCAACAGAGAACCCGTGTCCTGCAAAGCCTGaagtatttactctctggccctttaagaAACGTTTGTGGACCCCTGTGCTGTCTTACTCTCCTGCCAGTGGGTTCCCAGGCCTGTGGCAGGATCTGTGGACCTGTGGGTCCCCTGGGGTGTCTCACGGGGCTTTGTGCAGATCCACACACCCTAAGGTGTGCCCCTGGGTAAGCTGGGGTGGTGTGGGAGGGCGTCCCTGCACCCTCATATTGAGTCCAGGGGATGATAAGACAATAAGTCCCGTGGAGAAAAGGAATGAGTCAGTCTTGTTTGCTGTTGTAACCTTAGCACCCAGCAACAATATTAGAGAAAGGAAGCCCAGGCCTCGATGGCAGGGGTGGCCTGGTGCTGCTGATGTGGCCAGGCACCCCAACCTTTGGGAGCCTGCAGGCCTTGCCATGGCAGGAGATGCCCGTCCTGGGTCCTGGGCCTGCTCTGTGGCCTCTCACAGGCTTTTTTCCTGCTCTTTCAGTTTAGAACCTGAGGAACCAGCCACGGAGCCGTCGGCCTTCATGGAGCGGGATGCTGGGAGCGGGCTGGTGATGCGTCTCCGCTAGCGGCCAGCCCTGCTGGTCAGCAGCACAGGCTGGACAGGTCTGCACGACCCCTGGAACACTTGGGCTTGGTGTGACGGGCACCTGGCCAGTCTGTGTTCTCCTCACCCCTGCCAGTCCTGCATGCCCCCACCCCGCCACGGTCTCAATGAGAAGGGGAGGGCGTGTGAGCTGGAAGAGGGGTGTCTAGAAACAGGCCCCTGACATTCAATTCTCTTCTCATAGAGGACGAGGACTTCTCCATCCTGCTGGCAGCTTTAGAAAGTAGCTGTGTAGCTGTGGTGAGGAGCTCTGGGCTTGTCGGGGGCCACTGAGCTGTGAGCTGCTTGCCTGGCCTGCAGCATGTTCCTGTCCCGGGCCACTGGGTGGGGCAGCCTGGGGACAgcggaggtggtggaggtgggccACCCTGAATCCCCAGTTGGGTCATTGAGTGACCAGGCCCTCAGGCTGAAATGCCTCCTCCAGGAGAGTATCTCACAGAGGCTGGTGGCCTCCCCACAAGAGCAGTGCTCTTTCTCCAACTGACCAGGTGACTCTGGctattgtttatttaaaactttttttctgaatgggcatgatggctcacacctgtaatcctagaactctgggaggccgaggcaggcagatcacctgaggtcaggagtttgaggccaacatggcaaaacctgtctctactaaaaatacaaaaattagctgggtatggtggtgggcgcctgtaatcccagctacttgggaggctgatgcatgagaattacttgaacccgggaggcagaggttgcagtgagctgagatcatgccactgcattccagcctgggtgacagagcaagagtctgtcagaaaaacaaacaaacaaaaagaaattctatCAGAAATTCCATgtagaattgtttctttttttaaacacagagTTTGAGCAACTGACTCTTGATGGACACAACCTTCCTTCTCTCGTCTGTGTGATAACAGGTACCGCCTGGGACCCTGGGTGTCTGTTTGGTTGGGGGAtggtggagggggaggggcaTGCAGCCTTTACCCTGTGCTTCCCACGATCTTGTCTCCTTAATCTTCACTGCAGCTCTCTGCATAGGGTCTTATACTGCTTGACatcggggaaactgaggctcagagggtttCACAGCAGGGCAGGGAGCCCAGATTAGAATCTGTAGATACCAAGCTTTCTATTTTTTCAGTAGTTTCCaagcatctttttgttgttgttgttacatcattagtgtctttttttctttttctttttttttttgagacagagtctctgtcgcccaggctggggtgcagtggtgtgatcttggctcactgcgacctccgcctctcacattcaagcaattctcatgccttagcctcccgagtagctgggactacaggggcccaccacacccagctaacttttgtatttttagtagaaacaggtttcaccatgttggccaggctggtcttgaactcctgacctcaggtgatccacccaccttggcctcccaatatgctcGAATTATAGGCacgaaccactgtgcctggccatgtcaTTGGTGCCTTAACCAAgcctcttttaatttttcaaacgGAAGAGCCCCTGTCCCACAGTTACTGCTGCTGAGCCCTTTCAAGGTGACTCAGTGAGGAGGGAGAAAAGCGGAAGTGGTGTGGGAAGAGGCGGGGTCTGGGCCAGCTGCTGGTcctgctctcctccctcctctggcCTCTAGGCTCCCAGGAGTGGTTTGGAACCCGCGCCATGTgctctggaggctgtggcagggcagGGGGAGTCCTCGTGTCCCCTGTGCACAACACAGACAAAAGGCTGGGTCCACCCAGTGGGCGGTCGGGTGCCAGGCCGGTGCTTACCCCGCCATGTTTGCAGCCCGAGGCCAGCTGGCTGCAAGTGCGGGGCTGTGCGTCAGGGGTCAGTGTGCACACACCCCTGCAGGTTTCGGGGCTCCTGGGTTGCTTCCGGAAGGGCCCGGATGGGGCCTGACTGGAGCTGCCGAGGGGTGGAGCTTCTGGGAAAGGGATCCCTCCTAGGGGGGAGTGTCTTGGGCCTGGGGCCACTTGGTAGGGTCAGAGACGGGTCCATGGCAGTATCTGCTCTTCTCTGTGAAGGCAAAGGGCCTGTGACGGAATATTACAGCCGCCTCATCCACCAGAAGCATTTCCAGCACATCCAGGTCTGCACCCCTTGGCTGGAGGCCGAGGACTACCCCCTGCTTCTAGGTGAGAGGCCAGcaggaggctcagggaggaggcGGGGCCTTAAGCAGGGGGAACAGAGGTGGCCGTGATGTACTTTTTCTGAAAAGGTGGCTCTGGAGGCCACTTGGGGACAGGACCTGGGCTCTGGCTGAACTCCCGGGAGGAGGCTACTTCCTGGTgtgccagcccctccctgccagGTGGCCCCAGAGGCCCTTTACCAAGGGGTTTGAGGAGGCCACGTCCTTTCAGCCTTCCGCGCCCTCCATTCGGTCCTCTTCCTTCCTGCAGGAGGGCTGGGCCTGGGGTTGGGGCACTGTTGCCCAGGTGTGGGAGGGCAGTGGCTTTGGGAGGTACAGGGACGATGTGTCAAACAGCGTCGCTTCTCCCAGTGAGATGGTTCTCCTTTGCCTCCGTCTCTTTCCCCGATTGATTTTTCCAAATGGGGAGTCGTGGCTTGGTCCTGATGCGTCTCTAGAGCTGCATCTTCCAGCTTCAAGTGAGCAGAGCAGTTGGAGGCTGAGGGCCTTTTCCTGGCGGGACTCTCCAGCTAGTCTTTGTTTTAGacagtctcgctccgttgcctaggctggagtgcacgatctcagttcatgcaacctctgcatcctgggttcaagcgattctcccacctcagcctcctgagtagattacgggattacaggagcccgccacaacacctggcttatttttgtatttttagtagaaacagggtttcaccatgtgggccaggctggtcttgaactcctgatctcaagtgatcctcccgccttggcccccctaaatgctgggattccaggcgtgaccCATCACGCCTGGCCCCAGCTAGTCTTCAGAAATATTAAGCTGTTTCACTTTGTTTTCACACACAGCTGGTTTGTGGTGGGTGTGctgtggtttattattattactgttattattattattattattattattattttgagacggagtttcgctcttgtagcccaggctggagtgcaatggcacaatcttggctcactgcaacctctgccttcccgggttcaagcgattatcctgcctcagcctcctgagtagctgggattacaggtacctgccacgaTGCttcgctaattttgtattttttttagtagagatggggtttcaccatgttggccagcctggtcttgaactcctgacctcaggtgatctgcccgccttgggctcccaaaatgctgggattacatgcgggaggtgaacctgggaggtggaggttgcagtgagctgagattgtgccactgcactccagcctgggtgacagagtgagactgtctcaaaacaaaacaaaacaaaaaaaaccaaaataacaacaaaaaaacaaattgtggTTAAGTAGAAAAAGTGTCAACTTACATTTTCAAATGTCCCAGCCAGGCCGTGTGGCTGCTTGGCCGGCTTAAGCCACTTGTGCTTGGGGCTGTCGGGGGGCCTTATCCGATTTTCACTCCCCTCGGGGGATGTTGCCTCACCGTGCTGGGAGTTGTGTTCCCAGGGCAGAGACCAGCGCTCTGACCGCACCCCTCTTGCCTAGCAGGGTCGGTGGACCTGTGTCTGTCTGCGCACGTTCTCCAGTGGCCTGGACCTGCCCATGAAGGTGGTGGACATTTTCGGGTGCTGTTTGCCTGTGTGTGCCGTGAACTTCAAGTGGTAGGAGCAGAACCCGAATCTTTTTGGGGATAGCTTCACAGATCCACCGCTGAGGGGGAAGCAGTGCAGAGGGAGCTGCCCACAGTGAGGACCTGCCCCT
Proteins encoded in this region:
- the LOC129398304 gene encoding chitobiosyldiphosphodolichol beta-mannosyltransferase-like; amino-acid sequence: MAVSALLCEGKGPVTEYYSRLIHQKHFQHIQGRWTCVCLRTFSSGLDLPMKVVDIFGCCLPVCAVNFKCLHELVKHEENGLVFEDSEELAAQLQMLFSNFPDPAGKLNQFQKNLRESQQLRWDESWVQTVLPLVMDT